The Erythrobacter insulae genome window below encodes:
- a CDS encoding phytoene desaturase, with the protein MAEKYAGKSVCVIGAGFGGMALALRLQSHGIKTTVVESRDKPGGRAYYWEKDGFTFDAGPTVITDPPCLKELWELTGHDIAEDVELMKVHPFYRLNWPDGTNFDYSNVEEELYAEIAKLNPDDVIGYQRFLEYAAGVYEEGYVKLGHIPFLDFKSMLKAAPALVKKQAWRSVYSMVASYIQDERLREAFSFHTLLVGGSPMKTSAIYALIHKLEKDGGVWWARGGTNRLIAGMVRHFERLGGTMRIGDAVKQVHTVGTKATEVETISGWKERFDAVASNADIMHSYKDLLSESARGPKYAKSLARKSYSPSLFVVHFGLEGTWPGIAHHSILFGPRYKGLVDDIYKHGVLPQDFSIYLHHPTVTDPSMAPKGKSTFYALVPVAHMGKMPIDWDVEGPKLEKMILDEIGRRLIPDIHDRIVTKFSYAPTDFSADLNAHMGSAFSLEPVLWQSAYLRGHNRDDVIDNFYLVGAGTHPGAGIPGVVGSGKATAGIMLEDLAVKATV; encoded by the coding sequence ATGGCAGAAAAATACGCAGGCAAAAGCGTCTGCGTGATCGGTGCCGGATTTGGCGGCATGGCCTTGGCCCTTCGGCTGCAATCGCACGGGATCAAGACAACTGTCGTTGAATCGCGCGACAAGCCCGGCGGCCGCGCCTATTACTGGGAAAAAGACGGCTTCACCTTTGACGCGGGGCCCACGGTCATCACCGACCCGCCCTGCCTTAAAGAGCTGTGGGAACTGACCGGCCACGACATCGCCGAGGATGTCGAGCTGATGAAGGTTCACCCGTTCTACCGTTTGAATTGGCCCGACGGCACGAATTTCGATTATTCGAACGTCGAAGAAGAACTGTATGCAGAGATCGCCAAGCTTAATCCCGATGACGTGATCGGATACCAGCGCTTCCTGGAATATGCCGCAGGCGTCTATGAAGAAGGCTATGTAAAGCTGGGCCATATACCGTTCCTCGATTTCAAGAGTATGCTGAAAGCGGCGCCCGCTTTGGTCAAGAAACAGGCATGGCGCAGCGTTTACAGCATGGTCGCCAGCTACATTCAGGACGAGCGTCTGCGCGAAGCCTTCAGCTTCCACACGCTGTTGGTCGGCGGCAGCCCGATGAAGACATCCGCGATTTATGCACTGATCCACAAACTGGAAAAAGACGGCGGTGTCTGGTGGGCGCGCGGCGGCACCAACCGTCTGATCGCAGGAATGGTGCGCCATTTCGAACGGCTGGGCGGAACCATGCGCATCGGCGATGCAGTAAAGCAGGTTCACACGGTCGGCACCAAAGCCACCGAAGTTGAAACGATCAGCGGTTGGAAAGAGCGTTTTGACGCCGTCGCTTCCAATGCCGACATCATGCATTCTTACAAAGATCTGCTGTCGGAATCAGCGCGCGGCCCGAAATACGCAAAATCGCTCGCCCGCAAAAGCTATTCGCCTTCGCTGTTCGTGGTCCATTTCGGTCTTGAAGGCACATGGCCCGGCATTGCCCATCACTCGATCCTGTTCGGCCCGCGTTATAAAGGGCTGGTCGATGACATCTACAAACACGGCGTGCTGCCGCAGGATTTCTCAATCTACCTGCACCACCCGACTGTCACCGATCCAAGCATGGCACCCAAAGGCAAGAGCACATTCTACGCGCTTGTTCCGGTCGCCCATATGGGCAAAATGCCAATCGACTGGGATGTCGAAGGGCCAAAGCTTGAAAAAATGATCCTTGATGAAATTGGCCGCCGTCTGATCCCGGATATCCACGACCGGATCGTGACCAAGTTCAGCTATGCTCCGACCGATTTTTCCGCTGATCTCAACGCCCATATGGGCAGCGCGTTCAGCCTGGAGCCGGTCCTCTGGCAAAGCGCATATTTGCGCGGCCACAACCGCGACGATGTGATCGACAATTTCTACCTTGTCGGCGCAGGCACCCACCCGGGCGCAGGCATCCCCGGCGTGGTCGGCAGCGGCAAGGCAACAGCGGGCATCATGCTGGAGGATTTGGCGGTTAAGGCGACGGTATGA
- the crtY gene encoding lycopene beta-cyclase CrtY, with amino-acid sequence MNDSLHASGHASGHETAPSTTHDVAIIGGGLSGGLIALALHQARPEFRIALIEGGKTLGGNHRWSWFSSDLSEAGRALLSSFRKAGWDEGYDVRFPKYQRNLKTGYRSLSSVDFHERLSRMLPEGTLYLGRRATAIDARGVDLDDGTRINARTVIDCRSFTTSEHLNGGWQVFLGRHMKLEEAHGVERPIIMDATVEQLAPHGNGGAYRFVYVLPLGAHDVFVEDTYYADDPQLDRSALSSRIDAYARSNGWKDSAILGHESGVLPVLTGGNFPAYQDEVRIEGVAIAGARGGFVHPLTSYTMPMAVENALAIAKEADLPGPQLAAMMESRARTHWRKTGFYRLLGRFLFFAAKPERRVNVFQRFYGLREGLIERFYAARSTGFDRVRVLWGDPPVSIPRAMTAMFKRGKPLKPEKTA; translated from the coding sequence ATGAACGATTCACTTCACGCTTCTGGCCACGCTTCTGGCCATGAAACCGCGCCTTCCACGACCCATGATGTCGCAATTATCGGCGGAGGGCTATCTGGCGGCCTGATCGCGCTTGCGCTCCATCAGGCCCGGCCTGAATTCCGTATCGCCTTGATCGAAGGCGGAAAAACGCTGGGCGGCAATCACCGTTGGAGCTGGTTTTCCAGCGACCTTTCCGAAGCAGGTCGTGCGTTGCTTTCGTCTTTTCGGAAAGCCGGATGGGATGAAGGCTATGACGTCCGCTTTCCCAAGTATCAGCGCAATCTGAAAACCGGATATCGTTCGCTTTCGTCGGTCGATTTTCATGAACGGCTGTCCCGTATGCTGCCCGAAGGAACATTGTATCTGGGCCGCCGGGCCACCGCCATTGATGCGCGCGGCGTCGATCTGGATGATGGCACGCGCATCAACGCCCGAACCGTTATCGACTGCCGCAGCTTTACCACCAGCGAACATCTGAATGGCGGGTGGCAGGTATTCCTGGGCCGCCATATGAAGCTGGAAGAGGCGCACGGCGTGGAACGCCCCATCATCATGGATGCCACGGTCGAACAGCTCGCCCCGCACGGCAATGGCGGCGCATACCGGTTTGTCTATGTCCTGCCGCTTGGCGCGCATGATGTTTTTGTCGAAGACACCTATTACGCCGATGATCCGCAGCTTGATCGCAGCGCGCTATCATCGCGCATTGATGCCTATGCCCGTTCGAACGGGTGGAAAGACAGCGCCATTCTGGGCCATGAAAGCGGTGTTCTGCCGGTGCTCACCGGCGGCAACTTTCCCGCGTATCAGGATGAAGTGCGGATTGAGGGCGTAGCGATCGCTGGCGCACGCGGCGGATTTGTTCACCCGCTCACCAGTTACACCATGCCCATGGCGGTCGAAAACGCTTTAGCCATCGCTAAAGAAGCCGATTTGCCGGGCCCGCAGCTGGCCGCGATGATGGAATCGCGCGCGCGAACGCATTGGCGCAAAACCGGCTTTTATCGCCTGCTGGGAAGATTTCTCTTCTTTGCTGCGAAACCAGAGCGCCGCGTAAACGTATTCCAAAGGTTCTATGGTCTGCGCGAAGGCCTGATCGAGCGGTTCTATGCTGCGCGTTCCACTGGATTTGACAGGGTACGCGTCCTGTGGGGCGATCCGCCCGTATCTATCCCGCGCGCAATGACTGCGATGTTCAAGCGGGGCAAGCCCCTAAAACCGGAGAAAACGGCATGA
- a CDS encoding MipA/OmpV family protein → MKKSIAPAFVRSSHLPRGVIAFAGVIGLVCSAPAYADEGSENEGSPAEGEGQQDPQNAGTPPDSGGPPPGIMADSVFDDTWITVGMGAGLVPSYSGSDDYVFFPLPLIVGRVGGIGITPNGPGFNLNVLSQPPGDAPSQTSISFGPTFRFRNDRAGQIEDPVVELAGDLETAIEVGVQGGVSFPGVLNRFDQLTLSTAVRWDILGAHDGMLIEPGIGYFSPLGRGAAVQIIGSASFVDDSFADYYYTVTPAQSAATGLPEYTADGGLNSIGATAIATIDLDGNVLNGGLNVFMVGGYSRLMGDAANTPFTNQRGSADQFIGGIGLGYTF, encoded by the coding sequence ATGAAAAAATCAATCGCCCCTGCCTTTGTCCGCTCTTCTCACCTGCCTCGCGGGGTGATTGCTTTTGCGGGCGTGATCGGCCTTGTCTGTTCAGCTCCGGCCTACGCCGATGAAGGTTCAGAAAACGAAGGCAGCCCGGCTGAAGGCGAAGGACAGCAGGATCCACAAAATGCGGGCACGCCCCCGGACAGCGGCGGGCCGCCGCCGGGGATCATGGCCGACAGTGTGTTTGACGACACCTGGATCACGGTGGGCATGGGCGCGGGATTGGTGCCGAGCTATTCGGGATCGGACGACTATGTCTTCTTCCCGTTGCCATTGATCGTTGGCCGTGTTGGCGGGATCGGGATCACGCCGAACGGTCCGGGCTTCAACCTTAATGTGTTGTCCCAGCCGCCCGGCGATGCTCCGTCGCAAACCAGTATTTCTTTCGGCCCGACTTTCCGGTTCCGCAATGACCGTGCTGGCCAGATCGAAGACCCCGTGGTTGAGCTGGCCGGGGATTTGGAAACCGCAATCGAAGTAGGCGTGCAGGGCGGTGTGAGCTTTCCCGGCGTGCTCAACCGGTTTGATCAGCTGACCCTTTCCACCGCCGTGCGATGGGACATTCTGGGCGCGCATGATGGCATGTTGATCGAACCTGGCATCGGATATTTCTCTCCGCTGGGCCGGGGCGCGGCAGTCCAGATCATCGGCAGCGCGAGCTTTGTCGATGATAGTTTTGCCGATTATTATTATACTGTGACACCGGCCCAAAGCGCGGCGACAGGTCTGCCGGAATACACCGCCGATGGCGGGCTCAACAGCATTGGCGCGACAGCGATCGCAACGATTGATCTGGATGGCAATGTGCTGAACGGCGGGTTGAATGTATTTATGGTCGGCGGTTATTCACGCCTGATGGGCGATGCGGCCAATACGCCGTTTACAAACCAGCGCGGCAGCGCGGATCAGTTTATCGGCGGCATTGGATTGGGATATACGTTTTAG
- a CDS encoding S9 family peptidase translates to MIQQIVKPLALTATLLAGASLAATAQARPMTPEDVAKLESVGAMAISPDGTRIAYTTSSLPDVTTGEKNGSFQSELKVATAPDTARAYLPDDISPRGVAFSPDGTMVTFLWSKGDEDTAVWGIPVDGGTYRKLAAVKDTGVRSYEFSPDGSLIYMLAGAGEDKQRTTQSKAGFNARIYEEEFRPARMFVAKAGMEVDDEPTEIAIPGYVSAFDIAPDGTFATIDTTPSPLVDDSYTQKRVNIVDLATGNIRAVVKTPGKIGDVEISPDGSQLSLIAGVDMNDPAATTLHLVDTATGAFRALNAGAAEAATDAEWLADGRLAVTVDIGAQSRLRLYNADGSVAEEIDPGALVLTGVEAAGGKLAVRADSPLHPSEMFVWNNGTFDRWTNHNDWLSEITFGEQRTYTFTATDGQQVEGVLILPVGGVPSGGAPTIMNVHGGPEAHDTNGWNTAYSKPGQVAAGQGYAVFLPNYRGSTGYGVDFSKQHQGRYTDPEFRDIVDAKKALVADGITDADRTGITGGSYGGYASAWGATYHSDEYAAAVMSVGISNQVSKFGTGDIPYEMYNVHSRKWPWDDWLAMLEVSPIYHVDKSNTPILILHGEEDTRVDPGQSLELYRSLKVRKPDVPSRLVFYPGEGHGNRLAAGRYDFNLRMMEWFDTYLKTGDRRAEMPGTRPQLADGAKGAKAKDTDNED, encoded by the coding sequence ATGATCCAACAGATCGTCAAACCGCTCGCTCTAACCGCGACGCTGCTCGCCGGGGCATCACTTGCTGCGACAGCGCAAGCCCGTCCGATGACACCCGAAGATGTCGCCAAGCTCGAAAGCGTCGGCGCCATGGCAATCTCTCCCGATGGCACCCGCATCGCCTACACCACATCGAGCCTGCCCGACGTAACGACGGGCGAAAAGAACGGCAGCTTCCAGTCCGAATTGAAAGTGGCAACCGCGCCTGACACCGCGCGCGCATATCTGCCCGATGATATCAGCCCACGCGGCGTCGCATTCTCACCCGATGGAACGATGGTCACATTCCTGTGGTCAAAGGGTGATGAAGACACTGCGGTCTGGGGCATCCCTGTCGATGGCGGCACCTATCGCAAACTTGCCGCTGTGAAGGATACCGGTGTTCGCTCGTATGAATTCAGCCCGGACGGCAGCCTTATCTACATGCTGGCCGGAGCCGGCGAAGACAAACAGCGCACCACGCAGAGCAAAGCAGGCTTTAACGCGCGCATATACGAAGAAGAATTCCGCCCGGCGCGCATGTTTGTCGCCAAAGCGGGTATGGAAGTGGACGACGAACCGACAGAAATCGCCATCCCCGGCTATGTCAGCGCGTTTGACATCGCGCCCGACGGCACCTTTGCGACGATCGACACGACGCCAAGCCCGCTGGTCGATGACAGCTACACCCAAAAGCGTGTGAACATCGTTGATCTGGCGACAGGCAATATCCGCGCCGTGGTCAAAACACCGGGCAAGATCGGCGATGTCGAGATTTCGCCTGATGGTTCGCAGCTGTCTCTGATCGCAGGCGTTGATATGAACGATCCGGCGGCAACCACGCTGCACCTCGTGGACACTGCGACCGGCGCGTTTCGCGCGCTCAATGCTGGCGCTGCCGAAGCTGCGACTGACGCGGAATGGCTGGCCGATGGCCGGCTCGCCGTGACAGTTGATATCGGCGCGCAGTCACGCCTGCGCCTGTACAACGCCGATGGCAGCGTCGCCGAGGAAATTGATCCGGGCGCGCTTGTGCTGACCGGCGTCGAAGCGGCAGGCGGCAAGCTGGCCGTGCGCGCAGACAGCCCGCTGCATCCGAGCGAAATGTTCGTTTGGAACAATGGCACATTCGATCGCTGGACGAACCACAATGACTGGCTTTCCGAAATCACGTTTGGCGAACAGCGCACCTACACATTCACCGCCACCGATGGCCAGCAGGTCGAAGGCGTTCTGATCCTGCCAGTGGGCGGCGTGCCTTCGGGCGGAGCGCCAACCATCATGAACGTGCACGGCGGACCAGAGGCGCATGACACCAATGGCTGGAACACTGCCTATTCCAAACCGGGTCAAGTTGCCGCGGGTCAGGGTTACGCCGTATTCCTGCCCAACTATCGCGGTTCGACCGGATACGGGGTGGACTTCTCCAAACAGCATCAGGGCCGCTACACCGATCCTGAATTCCGCGACATTGTCGATGCGAAAAAAGCATTGGTGGCCGATGGCATCACCGACGCGGATCGCACCGGTATCACCGGCGGTTCGTATGGCGGTTATGCCAGCGCATGGGGCGCGACATACCATTCGGATGAATACGCTGCGGCAGTGATGTCGGTTGGTATTTCCAATCAGGTATCCAAGTTTGGCACCGGCGACATTCCGTATGAAATGTACAACGTGCACAGCCGCAAATGGCCGTGGGACGATTGGTTGGCGATGCTCGAAGTCTCGCCAATCTATCACGTGGACAAATCGAACACACCGATCCTGATCCTGCACGGTGAAGAAGACACCCGTGTCGATCCGGGCCAAAGCCTTGAGCTGTATCGCTCGCTCAAAGTGCGCAAGCCCGACGTGCCGAGCCGCCTCGTGTTTTATCCAGGCGAAGGCCACGGCAACCGTCTGGCGGCAGGCCGGTATGACTTTAACCTGCGCATGATGGAATGGTTCGACACCTATCTTAAAACCGGTGATCGCCGCGCTGAAATGCCGGGCACCCGTCCGCAGCTTGCCGACGGCGCAAAAGGCGCAAAAGCCAAGGATACCGATAACGAGGATTAA
- a CDS encoding metal-dependent hydrolase family protein: protein MKLLSKFAVPAATAMAMLGAPAAADTIVIHAESVIADTSTEPTGRATVTVTDGIIVSIEDGWQDVPEGATMVHLDGKTLMPGLIDLHTHLTGDPGGDFWKDATEPDDWGVVVGAKNARLTALAGFTTVREAGSAPQTAFSLRRGTAEGMIPGPRIIAAGPALAIIGGHGDTNGFRPEVNELLDSGFNCTGAVECAAKVRLASQNGSDIIKITATGGVLSQQGRGLEAHFTFDEMKSIADTAHSLGLKVMAHAHGARGIETAAKAGIDTIEHGTYLDKAAADAMIANGTVLVPTLMAFQGVSEGLGKGIYTPVVEDKIRAVSETAKVFMGKAHEWGVEIAFGTDAGVFDHGRNAGEFALMMSQGMNAREVIASATTGAAKALGMENQIGRIAPGYSADIIAVQGNPIADVSVLENVDFVMVRGRVIE from the coding sequence ATGAAACTTCTGAGCAAATTCGCGGTTCCCGCAGCAACGGCTATGGCCATGCTGGGCGCACCCGCCGCAGCCGATACGATTGTTATTCATGCCGAAAGCGTGATCGCCGATACAAGCACGGAGCCGACCGGACGCGCCACTGTGACGGTTACCGACGGCATTATCGTTTCAATCGAAGATGGCTGGCAGGACGTGCCCGAAGGCGCGACCATGGTGCATCTGGATGGCAAGACACTCATGCCCGGCCTGATTGATCTGCACACGCATTTAACCGGCGATCCGGGCGGCGATTTCTGGAAGGATGCGACCGAGCCGGATGATTGGGGCGTAGTCGTCGGTGCCAAGAACGCGCGCCTTACTGCGCTTGCCGGGTTCACCACCGTGCGCGAAGCAGGCAGCGCACCGCAGACCGCGTTTTCCCTGCGGCGGGGCACAGCCGAAGGCATGATCCCCGGCCCGCGCATTATCGCGGCAGGTCCGGCGCTCGCGATCATTGGTGGTCACGGCGATACCAACGGCTTCCGTCCAGAAGTGAACGAGCTGCTCGACAGCGGGTTTAACTGCACCGGCGCGGTTGAATGTGCGGCCAAGGTCCGTCTTGCCAGCCAGAACGGTTCCGACATCATCAAAATCACCGCAACCGGCGGCGTCTTAAGCCAGCAAGGGCGCGGGCTTGAGGCGCATTTCACATTTGACGAGATGAAAAGCATTGCCGACACCGCCCATTCGCTTGGGCTTAAGGTGATGGCGCATGCCCATGGTGCGCGCGGCATCGAAACCGCCGCCAAGGCCGGGATCGATACGATTGAGCACGGCACCTATCTTGATAAGGCCGCAGCCGATGCGATGATCGCAAATGGCACAGTCCTTGTACCAACGCTGATGGCGTTTCAGGGCGTATCGGAAGGTTTGGGCAAAGGCATTTACACGCCGGTGGTCGAAGACAAGATCCGCGCTGTTTCCGAAACGGCGAAAGTGTTCATGGGCAAAGCGCATGAATGGGGCGTTGAGATCGCGTTTGGAACGGATGCTGGCGTGTTTGACCATGGCCGTAATGCCGGTGAATTTGCATTGATGATGTCGCAAGGCATGAATGCCCGCGAAGTCATCGCCAGTGCAACCACCGGCGCGGCCAAGGCGCTGGGCATGGAAAACCAGATCGGCCGGATTGCTCCGGGATATTCGGCGGACATTATCGCTGTCCAAGGCAATCCGATTGCCGATGTCAGCGTGCTTGAAAATGTCGATTTCGTGATGGTTCGCGGGCGGGTGATTGAGTGA
- a CDS encoding MBL fold metallo-hydrolase produces the protein MSLIGWAAALTMSAAQPAICQREIVVLGAGQDAGAPQIGNADDTGPRLLPSSLGVIDRENGQRFLFDATPAISDQMAMMDRIDPPKAGLGIDGVFLTHAHIGHYFGLAYFGREAAGADRVPVFAMYRMAKFLRENAPWSQLVTLDNIALTEMEAGGFTVVSDEFGVLPITVPHRDEFSETVGFLIMTPDKRALYIPDLDSWDDFAEAGGGMLSDLIGGVDYAFIDATFWDDNELKKPDGTGRDMSDIPHPRVSATMDLLADLPASERAKVQFIHYNHTNPIRDPDSTESKEVEARGFNVARRGDRVCLAQ, from the coding sequence GTGAGCCTGATCGGATGGGCAGCCGCGCTCACCATGAGCGCGGCGCAGCCGGCAATCTGCCAGCGTGAAATTGTGGTTCTGGGCGCAGGTCAGGATGCAGGCGCGCCGCAGATCGGGAATGCCGATGATACCGGGCCGCGCCTGTTGCCATCGTCGCTGGGCGTGATTGACCGGGAGAATGGTCAGCGTTTCCTGTTCGATGCGACGCCTGCGATCTCCGATCAGATGGCGATGATGGACAGGATTGATCCGCCCAAAGCCGGGCTGGGCATTGATGGCGTGTTCCTGACCCATGCGCATATCGGGCATTATTTCGGGCTCGCCTATTTCGGGCGTGAGGCTGCGGGCGCTGATCGGGTGCCGGTCTTTGCGATGTACCGGATGGCAAAGTTCCTGCGCGAAAACGCACCATGGAGCCAACTTGTCACGCTTGATAATATCGCGCTGACAGAGATGGAGGCGGGCGGTTTTACCGTTGTTTCCGACGAATTCGGTGTCCTGCCGATAACAGTTCCGCACCGCGATGAATTTTCCGAAACGGTCGGGTTCCTGATCATGACGCCCGATAAACGCGCGCTGTATATCCCCGATCTTGATAGCTGGGACGATTTTGCCGAGGCTGGCGGCGGGATGCTTTCTGATCTAATCGGCGGGGTCGATTACGCGTTTATCGATGCGACATTCTGGGACGATAACGAGCTGAAAAAGCCGGATGGCACGGGCCGCGATATGAGCGACATCCCGCATCCGCGCGTGTCAGCGACCATGGACCTGCTGGCCGATCTGCCCGCCAGCGAACGGGCCAAGGTGCAGTTTATCCATTACAACCACACCAATCCGATCCGCGATCCTGACAGCACTGAGAGTAAAGAGGTCGAGGCGCGCGGTTTCAATGTCGCGCGGCGGGGCGATCGGGTTTGTCTGGCGCAATAG
- a CDS encoding MBL fold metallo-hydrolase: MTEKSVTGGLDDKAAMQSQTGATAILNAGVMTELGAADQPVKFLFDPLYDDHYGTFQPMDQALINRIVEGQAPYDNVDAVFVSHAHGDHFSPAAFNRMMAAQSELKLIAPKQAIEQMRGDQGWDPVFAVRITEIALENGEQAAAFEISGARVEAFRSPHTGWPDNHSDVHNITYRISALVGDASYQRVMHFGDADPSRKHYAAHGEFLSSARTGLAIVPYWHFGTANPGSLIDQTFNAERAVGMHVPVSVPGWLGKTDRAYFTEEGQVAAIPETE, encoded by the coding sequence ATGACTGAGAAGAGCGTGACCGGCGGCCTTGATGATAAAGCGGCAATGCAATCCCAGACCGGAGCCACGGCGATCCTGAATGCAGGCGTCATGACCGAGCTTGGCGCAGCCGATCAGCCGGTCAAATTTCTGTTCGATCCGCTGTATGATGACCATTATGGCACGTTTCAGCCGATGGATCAGGCATTGATCAACCGCATTGTCGAAGGCCAAGCGCCCTATGACAATGTTGACGCGGTGTTTGTAAGCCACGCGCATGGCGACCATTTCTCACCCGCCGCATTCAACCGGATGATGGCCGCGCAAAGCGAACTGAAACTGATCGCGCCCAAGCAAGCGATCGAGCAGATGCGAGGGGATCAGGGCTGGGACCCGGTATTTGCAGTGCGTATCACCGAAATTGCTTTGGAAAATGGCGAACAGGCGGCGGCGTTCGAAATTTCCGGTGCGCGCGTGGAGGCGTTCCGATCTCCGCATACCGGCTGGCCTGACAACCATTCCGATGTTCACAACATTACCTATCGCATATCCGCATTGGTCGGGGATGCATCATATCAGCGTGTCATGCATTTCGGGGATGCTGATCCGTCGCGCAAACATTATGCCGCGCATGGAGAATTCCTATCCTCGGCGCGCACCGGACTTGCAATCGTGCCGTACTGGCATTTCGGCACTGCGAACCCCGGATCACTGATCGATCAGACATTCAACGCCGAACGGGCGGTTGGTATGCATGTGCCGGTTAGCGTGCCTGGCTGGCTGGGAAAAACAGACCGCGCCTATTTCACCGAAGAGGGGCAGGTTGCTGCCATCCCCGAAACCGAGTGA
- a CDS encoding SOS response-associated peptidase family protein yields the protein MKFAPVITAGREFVAGPRPAGGRLAPRMTPRLWGVEPPPNSDDPARRIATVRNHNSPFWVGNLRNSEFRCLIPATSVMLWGNGTDYEGRRLKHWFAPEAQPIFAMAAVWKDEDIPAFAILTKDAAGGAASAGCKAMPIILPDDENTRQAWLHGGWPNAKAVIERPVEVELTEKSDPARS from the coding sequence TTGAAATTTGCCCCGGTCATCACCGCAGGGCGGGAATTTGTGGCAGGGCCGCGGCCAGCCGGCGGCAGGCTTGCCCCGCGTATGACCCCGCGATTATGGGGCGTGGAGCCGCCGCCGAATTCAGACGATCCGGCGCGGCGCATCGCCACGGTTCGCAATCACAACAGCCCGTTCTGGGTCGGAAATTTGCGCAACAGCGAATTTCGCTGCCTGATCCCTGCGACCAGCGTAATGCTCTGGGGAAACGGGACAGATTATGAAGGGCGGCGCCTGAAACACTGGTTCGCACCGGAGGCTCAGCCAATTTTTGCCATGGCTGCCGTTTGGAAAGACGAGGATATCCCTGCCTTTGCCATTCTGACCAAGGACGCGGCGGGAGGCGCGGCATCGGCAGGGTGCAAAGCGATGCCGATTATCCTGCCCGATGATGAAAATACGCGTCAGGCATGGCTGCATGGCGGCTGGCCAAACGCAAAGGCCGTTATCGAGCGGCCTGTGGAGGTTGAATTGACCGAAAAATCCGATCCGGCGCGGTCATGA
- a CDS encoding DUF6445 family protein yields MTVQKIGKEGAPLVIIDGMSGRIDDLKAAGFDAAYEHPGAGYPGIRAWASPEYLDIRRDLMMQIVGRIFGISHGIQCEMSCFSLVTTPPADLVPLQRIPHYDRASTGRVIGVMHYLLGSETGGTAFYRQKRTGFEVITDDRVTPYLNAIEADTREFGPPPAEYYYGDSDRYELIGEVEAQPDRMILYPGRLLHSGVIAQPDQLSSDPKEGRLTINMFLVGT; encoded by the coding sequence GTGACTGTCCAGAAAATCGGCAAAGAGGGCGCGCCGCTTGTGATCATTGATGGCATGTCAGGCCGTATCGACGATTTGAAAGCGGCAGGGTTTGACGCGGCATATGAACATCCCGGTGCCGGTTATCCGGGTATCCGCGCTTGGGCGTCCCCTGAATATCTCGACATCCGGCGCGATTTGATGATGCAGATTGTTGGCCGGATATTCGGCATATCGCACGGCATCCAATGCGAAATGTCGTGTTTTTCATTGGTCACCACGCCGCCTGCCGATCTGGTGCCCCTGCAACGCATCCCGCATTATGACCGCGCCAGCACGGGCCGCGTGATCGGCGTGATGCATTACCTGTTGGGCAGCGAGACAGGCGGAACCGCATTTTACCGGCAAAAACGCACAGGGTTTGAAGTGATCACCGATGACCGCGTTACCCCGTATCTAAACGCGATAGAGGCCGACACGCGCGAATTCGGCCCACCGCCGGCTGAATATTATTACGGCGATAGCGACCGTTACGAATTGATCGGAGAGGTCGAGGCCCAACCGGACCGGATGATCCTGTATCCCGGAAGGTTGCTCCATTCAGGCGTCATCGCGCAGCCAGATCAGCTCTCGTCAGACCCGAAAGAAGGCCGGCTGACCATCAATATGTTTCTCGTCGGCACCTGA